The region ATTTTACCCACCCTCCAGGTGCGAGCTAAGTTGAAACGGAGTCGCAGCACCATGGTAGTATCCTATCCTGCCGTTAGTCCCCATAATTTTGTGCGGATGTCCACTAAGAATTCTTACCATTTCAATCATTTTTTCCAGCGGGCAAATATGCCAGACTCTTCACAATTTGTCAATTATTCCATGCTGGCTAATTCTGGCTATGTTAGCGACGAAAATGATTATTTAGATAGTGGAGAAATTGAATTACTTTTAGATACGGCGGCACGGTATTTTGGCGAAGATAATTTATATCAACGTCAACTCTGGAGCTACGATTGCGTTAAAACCGAATTTATTAGTGACGATGTCCAAAAACGTCGTTATAGTTATTGGATTGAAGTTAATCATCAGAGCAACTATCTTTGTGTATTACCAGGTAAATTTTCTTTTTTTCCTACAGTGGCAGTGCAAACTCTCAAGCATTTAAAAACCATTTTACCAGTCTCAGAAGTGAACCGAAGCCATCAGGGTTATCACGCCTATTCCCATCAAGCCCAAGCCCTCGTTGCCTCTCCCTATCCCCACCAACTGTTGGCAACTCATTTAAAAAATAAAGCTAATTTCTAGCTGTGGGATGGTTGGTTATTTAACAATATTAATGGAAGTAGAATAATGTTAACAACCGTTGCCATACAGGTACAGGGCAGGGTGCAAGGAGTGGGTTTTCGTCCTTTTGTTTATGCCCTTGCCCAGGAGATGGGACTAAACGGTTGGGTCAATAATTCTGCTCAAGGGGCCACCATTGTTATTACTGCTGACCAAAGAGCGATCGCCGACTTTACAAATAGATTAACTAAGGCATTGCCTCCCCCTGGCTTAATTGAACAGTTAGCTATTGAACAGTTACCTTTGGAAAGTTTTACTAACTTTACCATCCGCCCCAGTGGTGATGGCCCTAAAACCGCTACCATTTTGCCCGATTTATCCACTTGTTCTGCTTGTTTAGCAGAATTATTTGACCCTGGCGATCGCCGTTATCTTTATCCCTTTATTAACTGTACTCATTGCGGTCCCCGTTACACCATTATTGAAGCCCTGCCCTATGATCGCTGTCGTACTACTATGGCTAAATTTTGCCAATGTGCTGACTGCCAAAGGGAATATGAACAACCTGGCAATCGGCGCTTCCATGCCCAACCCAATGCCTGCCCCCGCTGTGGTCCTCAACTTGTCTTTTGGGACTGCCAAGGTAAGATAATTGCCCAGACAAATAATGCTTTAAATCTGGCTATTGATAATTTAAAAGTAGGCAATATTGTTGCCATTAAAGGCTTAGGAGGATTTCATTTATGTTGTGATGCCACTAACTTTAAGGCAGTAAAAAAGCTAAGAGAAAGAAAACAACGACCAGATAAACCATTGGCAGTAATGTATGGTAATCTTGGTCAAATTATGGAATATTACCAGCCCAATTCCAAAGAAATTGAGTTGTTACAAAGTGCCGCCGCTCCCATTGTGTTGTTAAGCAAAACGCCTCAGTTAATTTTGACGGAAAATATTGCTCCTAGTAACTACAATGTGGGAGTGATGTTAGCCTATACTCCCCTCCATCATTTATTACTAAAAGAGCTAGATAACCCCATCGTAGCCACCAGTGGTAATTTGGCGGGGGAACCAATTTGCATCGACAATTTTGATGCTTTAAACCGTCTGAAAAATATCGCCGATGGCTTCCTTGTCCACGATCGCCCGATTGTTTGTCCGCTGGATGATTCCGTAGTGCAAATAGTAGCAGGGGAACCATTATTTTTGCGCCGAGCCCGGGGTTATGCTCCCCAGCCCATCACCTTACCCCAATCTGCTAAAAAAAACCTATTGGCGGTGGGAGGTCATTATAAAAACACAGTGGCGATCGCCAAACAAAATCAAGCTTATCTTAGCCAACATTTAGGAGATTTAGATACCATCTCCACCTATCAAGCATTTGAGCAAACCATTGCCCATTTAGCCCAACTATACGATTTTTTGCCCCAGGAAATTATTGCTGATCTACATCCTGACTATCTCAGCCATCAGTATGCCGAAAACCAAGCTTTACCTGTCACTTTTGTGCAGCATCACTATGCCCATATTTTAGCGGTCATGGCGGAACATGAAATTAAGGAAGAATCTGTATTAGGCATTGCTTGGGATGGCACCGGCTACGGTATAGATGGCACTATCTGGGGGGGAGAATTCCTCAAAATTACCCATGACACTTGGCACAGAATTGCCTATCTACGACCATTTGCTTTATTGGGTAATCAGCAGGCAATTAAATATCCTCATCGCATTGCCTTAGCGCTGTTATGGTCAACTTTTGATAATGATTTGTCTGCGGATTATTTAAGCAATTGGTTGGGTTTCAACAATGGTTTTAACGATGAAATAACCACCAACTTAAATAAGGATCTAAATAACAAAAATTTACACCATCTTTGGCGACGGGGGGAAGCGCCGTTAACTTCGAGCATGGGCCGCTTGTTTGATGGCATTACCGCTTTAATTGGATTGATTGACCAAGTGACATTTGAAGGTCAGGCTGCCATGGTTCTGGAAGCCCAAGCCAGACCTGATTTAACTAGAGAATATTATCCTTTCACTTTAGTAGATCAGGAAAATAAATTAGTAGTGGATTGGCAGTTCTTAATTAGGGCAATAATTACGGAAGAAAGAATAAAAACTGATCTAATTGCGACTAAATTCCATAACACCCTAGTGGCTTTAATTGTGGCCATAGCTGAACGCCAAGGAATTGAAAAAGTAGTTTTAGGGGGAGGATGTTTCCAAAATCGTTATTTACTTTCCAATGCCATTTCTGCCCTAAAAAAAGCTGGTTTTTCTCCCCTTTGGCCTAGGCAACTCCCCCCCAATGACGGTGCCCTCTGTATAGGTCAATTGTTAGCTAAAATTCAGCCTAGGCAATATGTTGATTATCCTTATCTTTCTTAATTGCCCTAACTGGTTTTGGCAATAGGTAAAATTTCCTTGGCAATAAATTCTTCGTAAGCGTGTTGAGCAGCAGCCTGTTCTGCACTTTTTTTCGATGAACCACTGCCACTGCCTAAATGGCGATCGCCAAGCCAAACCGTTGCCTGAAAACCTGATTGCTGGGGCAAATTTTGATCCAGGGGCTCCACTCGGTATTCCGGCAAACATTTGTAATGAGCTTGGGTCCATGCCTGCAGGGCTTCCTTATAGTTATGGAGGGCAGGATCTTGTCTAATTTCAGCGGCTTTTGCTAGCAAATGCTCACTTAACCAAGGGCGGATCAAAGACAAATCCCCCACACTTAGGTAAAGGGCTCCCAACAAAGCTTCAAAGCTATCTGCCATCAAGGAAACTCGCCCATTTTTATCTGCCAATACCGCCGGGGTAATCCAAAGAAATCGGTCTAGGCCATACAATTCTCCCCAACCGGCAAGGATGCGATCACTAACCAAAATAGCTCTCAGGGCAGACATTTCCCCCACCGAGGTCTGGGGGTATTGTTCCATCAACACTTCCGCTGAAGCTAATCGCACTACCGCATCGCCAACGAATTCCAATTGCTGATAATTTTCTTCCGGGGATTGACTGGCATGGGTCAGGGCCAAATCCAGCAGGTTCCAATTCACCAGGGCGTTATCGGCCAATCCCAACCGTCGTAGTAGGGCTTTCAACTGGGTTTGACGATGGGGAAGCAGGGACATACGGGCTTAAAAGAGGGTGTAAATAAAGGGGGCGATCGCCGATCCTTGGGTGAAAACAATTAACGCTCCCAGGAGAACCAGGGTTAAAATCAGCGGTAATAGCCAATATTTTTTTCTTTGTCGCAAAAATCCCCAAACATCTTGCAATAATTCAATAAATCCTTCCATAAAGTTACTTTTAAGCGTGTATCAACAATTGGAGTTAGTAGGGTTTTTGCAGATGGTTAATGTCCCGGGGACGACAAGGCGATCGATAGGTAACTCGTTGGGGCTCCAGTTGACGGGCCATGGTGTCCCTTTTCAATAATTTCATCACCAGGGCCATGGGGGTAACCACCAACGCAAAAATTAGGGTCAGGATAATGCGGCTATTAATCCACCCTAAAACGTGGCCAATTTTTAGCCATAGTTCGTATACTGGGCCCAAACTGCGGGGAGCCAACAGTCCCAAAAACACAAAGCCAGCGGCGATCGCCCAGGGCAATACGGGTAATCCGTGGCCCTTGAGCAGGGGAATGAGTAGACCAAACAAAAAGGCAATCATCCCTGCCATAATCCAGGCAAATTCCCGCAGTATTTTGACCGTGGGAGCAGTCTTCATATTCGTCATAACACTCGATCAAGATGGTGATCTTTGGACGGATTGATGTTATCAGACTTTTCACTAAACTAGATTAAGTCATTTTGCCGACCGTACAGTTAAAAGTTTAACCTTCCCTAAAACCATCTTGCCCTTACTCAGTCGGAACAATCTTAGTGTATCTTAGTTCTTGTAAATGCAAATAGTTTCTTCAATGCTTTTTTACATAACCTTTTAATCGTCTTTTTGGTGTTTGACAATTCTTGAATTTGTTGTGAGGAAGCCTCAAGTTCAACTTGTAAGACTTGGTTATTAGTTTTTAATTGGGTAATTTGCTGGTTTTGCCGTTCTATTTGCTCGATTAAGGTTTTATTTTCCACTTCTAACTGGGCATTTCTGCCTGCCATATTATGATTATGAGCTTGTAAATGATCAATTACATGATTTGCTTCCGTGTTTTTCCATTCAAGTTCCCCCAATAGAACACGATGTTTAAGCTCTTCCACTTGACATTGCCGAAAGTCCTGCCAAAGGGCAGTGAAATTCTGTTTTTGGGGTCTATTTTTATTATCCTCAATAGTTTTTAGGCATAGCTGACTAATTTTAGTGGCGGTTGTCCACCAAGAAAATTTTTTCGCTTGCTCTTTGCCCCTGGCAATTAATTCATTGCGAATGGTTGGAGTTTGCACTTTTTCTAAGGCTGCAACCATTTCTACTACGTCTTGGCCGCCAACATAGATAACCGCATCTTCCCCCACCTCCGGCAGCGAAGAATTATGGCAAGTAATCACAGGACAATCGCAAGCCATTGCCTCAAGAATGGGTAAACCAAATCCTTCATACAAAGAAGGGTAAACCAAGGCGATCGCCCCGGAATAAAGGCACCTTAATTCCCAATCTGTTGGTCGAACTAAACAAACATTAATGTCACTAGCTAGGGCAGCTAATTCTGGCTCCAAGGCAATTTCTCCCCCAACACAAACAAGAGTAAGTTTTTGGAGATCTTTGCTGGCCTGGAAGGCTTGGAATAGAATAGTTGCGTTCTTATACTGATTAAGACTTAAACGAGACCCGACTAAAAGTAAATAGGGAGAGTTGATGGCAAACTTATACTTGACGGCGGCAATTTCTGCGGCAGAAGCAGGGGAAAAGATACTATCTACACCATTATGAATAATATTTACTTGGGAAGCCTTAACTTCGGGACAAAGTTTGAGCAAGTCCTTAGCGGTATTTCTAGACACCGTAATATACTGACTGGCATAAACTATGGCATAGCGTTTTTCTCGCCACCAGAATTCGCTTAAATCTAAGCCAATTACCTCCGGAATCATGTCATGAATGATTAAAACCGAGGGAGTATATAACGGAGTAGTGTAATAGGTAGAAATAAATAAGTCGGCATTAAATTGATTACAAATATCCTGCAGTTTGCCAGAAAATAACGCCTCTTCTTGATAATTAAATGGGGGGAGATGGTAGTATTGCACCCCTGGTAGTGATGGAGCAGTATGACCTCGATCAATTAGAACAATATTTTCTATGAAACCAGAATCGCACCATTTTTCCAACAGAGTTCGCCAAACCCGAGCGATGCCTGTGTCAGCAATTTGAAAAAAGATGCCATCAATAACAATTTTCATGGACTGTCAAGGTTTGGAGGCCGTTCAAGTTTGCAATCAGGATTTCGCCGTCAAAAAAAATTCCTCTGGAAACATATAACGTTCACAAAGGAATCTATGCAGTAATGATATCTTGGATTTAGGCCGCTGGCTCTGGAAGTTACCTAAAAAATACTCCTGTTTATTCTGTTTTGACAACAGGTAACAGATGAAAACTTTCCTAGATAACCCCCAGAACTTGAGCCACTTTTGCGAACCGGGCCGGAGTAGTAAAACCTACCCCAGGGAGAAACATATTTTTTCCTAGAACAGGCCCAAGGTTAGGGACTTATCAATGGGAAAAGTGGCGCCAGCTCCCAACCATAAAGCCGCCGCAGTGCCGAACAAGAAGATGGTCATGGCAATGGGACGACGGAAGGGGTTTTGGAATTTATTCACACTTTCAATGAAGGGTACCAACATCAAGCCGAGGGGAATGGCAGCCATGCAGGCGATTCCCAGAAGTTTGTTTGGGAGAATGCGCAGAATTTGGAAAGTGGGGTACAAGTACCATTCAGGCAAAATTTCCAGAGGGGTCGCAAAGGGATCCGCTGGT is a window of Synechocystis sp. PCC 7338 DNA encoding:
- the petD gene encoding cytochrome b6-f complex subunit IV, with the protein product MSIIKKPDLSDPDLRAKLAKGMGHNYYGEPAWPNDILYMFPICILGALGLIAGLAILDPAMIGEPADPFATPLEILPEWYLYPTFQILRILPNKLLGIACMAAIPLGLMLVPFIESVNKFQNPFRRPIAMTIFLFGTAAALWLGAGATFPIDKSLTLGLF
- a CDS encoding SxtJ family membrane protein, encoding MTNMKTAPTVKILREFAWIMAGMIAFLFGLLIPLLKGHGLPVLPWAIAAGFVFLGLLAPRSLGPVYELWLKIGHVLGWINSRIILTLIFALVVTPMALVMKLLKRDTMARQLEPQRVTYRSPCRPRDINHLQKPY
- a CDS encoding glycosyltransferase family 1 protein, producing MKIVIDGIFFQIADTGIARVWRTLLEKWCDSGFIENIVLIDRGHTAPSLPGVQYYHLPPFNYQEEALFSGKLQDICNQFNADLFISTYYTTPLYTPSVLIIHDMIPEVIGLDLSEFWWREKRYAIVYASQYITVSRNTAKDLLKLCPEVKASQVNIIHNGVDSIFSPASAAEIAAVKYKFAINSPYLLLVGSRLSLNQYKNATILFQAFQASKDLQKLTLVCVGGEIALEPELAALASDINVCLVRPTDWELRCLYSGAIALVYPSLYEGFGLPILEAMACDCPVITCHNSSLPEVGEDAVIYVGGQDVVEMVAALEKVQTPTIRNELIARGKEQAKKFSWWTTATKISQLCLKTIEDNKNRPQKQNFTALWQDFRQCQVEELKHRVLLGELEWKNTEANHVIDHLQAHNHNMAGRNAQLEVENKTLIEQIERQNQQITQLKTNNQVLQVELEASSQQIQELSNTKKTIKRLCKKALKKLFAFTRTKIH
- the hypF gene encoding carbamoyltransferase HypF; protein product: MLTTVAIQVQGRVQGVGFRPFVYALAQEMGLNGWVNNSAQGATIVITADQRAIADFTNRLTKALPPPGLIEQLAIEQLPLESFTNFTIRPSGDGPKTATILPDLSTCSACLAELFDPGDRRYLYPFINCTHCGPRYTIIEALPYDRCRTTMAKFCQCADCQREYEQPGNRRFHAQPNACPRCGPQLVFWDCQGKIIAQTNNALNLAIDNLKVGNIVAIKGLGGFHLCCDATNFKAVKKLRERKQRPDKPLAVMYGNLGQIMEYYQPNSKEIELLQSAAAPIVLLSKTPQLILTENIAPSNYNVGVMLAYTPLHHLLLKELDNPIVATSGNLAGEPICIDNFDALNRLKNIADGFLVHDRPIVCPLDDSVVQIVAGEPLFLRRARGYAPQPITLPQSAKKNLLAVGGHYKNTVAIAKQNQAYLSQHLGDLDTISTYQAFEQTIAHLAQLYDFLPQEIIADLHPDYLSHQYAENQALPVTFVQHHYAHILAVMAEHEIKEESVLGIAWDGTGYGIDGTIWGGEFLKITHDTWHRIAYLRPFALLGNQQAIKYPHRIALALLWSTFDNDLSADYLSNWLGFNNGFNDEITTNLNKDLNNKNLHHLWRRGEAPLTSSMGRLFDGITALIGLIDQVTFEGQAAMVLEAQARPDLTREYYPFTLVDQENKLVVDWQFLIRAIITEERIKTDLIATKFHNTLVALIVAIAERQGIEKVVLGGGCFQNRYLLSNAISALKKAGFSPLWPRQLPPNDGALCIGQLLAKIQPRQYVDYPYLS
- the rnc gene encoding ribonuclease III, with translation MSLLPHRQTQLKALLRRLGLADNALVNWNLLDLALTHASQSPEENYQQLEFVGDAVVRLASAEVLMEQYPQTSVGEMSALRAILVSDRILAGWGELYGLDRFLWITPAVLADKNGRVSLMADSFEALLGALYLSVGDLSLIRPWLSEHLLAKAAEIRQDPALHNYKEALQAWTQAHYKCLPEYRVEPLDQNLPQQSGFQATVWLGDRHLGSGSGSSKKSAEQAAAQHAYEEFIAKEILPIAKTS
- a CDS encoding DUF5989 family protein produces the protein MEGFIELLQDVWGFLRQRKKYWLLPLILTLVLLGALIVFTQGSAIAPFIYTLF